In a single window of the Pedococcus dokdonensis genome:
- a CDS encoding HIT family protein: MSDAMEPDTDFAGARDGFERLWTPHRMAYVTGERPSDDAGDGCPFCAAPGKDDRDGLVVHRGETCYVVMNLFPYNPGHVLVCPYRHVSLYVDLTDEETAEFTRLTKQVIAAIDAASGPHGYNIGMNQGAVAGAGVQAHLHQHVVPRWGGDANFLPVIGQTKALPMLLEDVRARIVAAWPGGGAAPAAGS; encoded by the coding sequence ATGAGCGACGCGATGGAGCCCGACACGGACTTCGCGGGGGCGCGCGATGGTTTCGAGCGGCTGTGGACCCCGCACCGGATGGCCTACGTGACGGGGGAGCGGCCGAGCGACGACGCCGGCGACGGGTGCCCCTTCTGCGCGGCTCCGGGCAAGGACGACCGCGACGGCCTGGTCGTGCACCGGGGCGAGACGTGCTACGTCGTGATGAACCTGTTCCCCTACAACCCGGGGCACGTGCTGGTCTGCCCCTACCGCCACGTGTCGCTCTACGTCGACCTGACCGACGAGGAGACCGCCGAGTTCACCCGCCTGACCAAGCAGGTCATCGCGGCGATCGACGCCGCGTCCGGTCCACACGGCTACAACATCGGGATGAACCAGGGCGCCGTGGCCGGTGCGGGGGTGCAGGCGCACCTGCACCAGCATGTCGTCCCGCGGTGGGGCGGGGACGCCAACTTCCTGCCGGTCATCGGCCAGACGAAGGCGCTGCCGATGCTCCTCGAAGACGTGCGCGCACGGATCGTCGCAGCGTGGCCGGGTGGGGGAGCCGCT